CACTGAGTGACACCCTGCGTGCCCCCCCCATCACTGCCACCCCCgggggtccccagggcaggtgacactggggacactgagcagACCCCCCCCCACAATCACTGCCACCCTCGGGCCCCCCCcgcacctgtgcacacctggaggggacacctggacacggggaggggacacgggaggggacacgggaggggacagggacactcgCGTGTGCACGGACACGGGtgggagggggacagggacacgggggggtgcagggacccccccccacAGCCGGAATTAAAGGGATCCTTTCCCCCCCCGCCTCCTGCTTGGGCCGCgccgggggtggggggggaCCCCTTATGAGTGGGGGGGTCCGAACCAATTTTGGGCCTGGGGGGGGTCAAAATCCCTTTGGGTGCTGGGGTGGGGGTCGGGACCCCTATTTTGGGTCCTTGGTGGGGGCTCCAGGACCCCCTTTTGGGGGTTGAGAGGGCTCCAGGACCCCCCCATAGGTGTTGGGGGGACCCCAGAccctttttggggtgctggggtgggGTCAGGACCCCATTTTGGGTTGGGTGGGGGGGATTCCAGGACCCCCTTCTGGATACTGGGGGGACCCCAGACCCAGTTTGGATGCTGGGGTGGGGTCAGGACCCCATTTTGGATACGGGGGGGGGCTCCAGGACCCCCCTTGGGGCCGCCCCCACGCCCAAAttccgccccctccccaaattccacccccTCATTTTCCCACCCCTCCCCAATGGCCGGAGCGCGGCCGTGGTGGTGGCGACGGCGGCGTTTATTAATTAActcattaattaataattaattgcTCGTtagcggcggcggagcgggggaGACACatgcgggggggggggggcggagCTCTGCCAGCGGTGACCGAGggggggacacggcggggacacggcggggacacggcggggacacgggggggacacggggtacaaaaatacaaacacggggggcggggccagggccGGAGTgggaggggccgggggctgggggggggtcCGGGCGTTCCCGAACATTCCTGAGCATTCCCGGGACATTCCCGAACATTCCCGGGGGGGGCGGGGCATCCCGGGAATCCGGGAGGGCGGGCGGTGCTCGGGGGGGGGCAGTGGGTCCGGGGTTCCGGAACGTTCCCAAGGGTGGATCCGGGATTCTGGAACATTCCCAGATCCAGGATTCTTGAACATTCTGAGGGTGGATCTGGGATCTGGAACATTCCTGGGCTGGATCCTGGATTCTGGAACATTCCCAGATCCGGGATTCTGGAACATTCTCGCGGGTGGATCCAGGATTCTGGAACATTCCTGAATCTGGGATCCTGGAACATTCCCGGGGCCAGATCCACGATTCTGgagcattcccagggctggatcCATGATTCTGGAACATTCCTGAAACTCAGTTTGGTGTCTTCCCTTGGAAGATCCCAAggctggatttgggatcctgGGACATTCCCAAGGCCAAAACCAGGATTCTGGAAGATTCCAAGCCTAGATCCAGGATTCTGGAGTATTCCCGGATCTGAGATTGGAACCATGGATTCCCCAAGCATTCCGGGGTTCCCGGGGCTCACTGGAGCTGGAGGGGGTGGCCGGACCAGGACGTGGGAGCATTCTGGAACATTCCGGAACATTCCCAAAGATTCCCAGCATTCCCGAGCACTCCCGGGATGTTGCAGGAACCGGGGACATTCCAGGGACACACCAGAGCTGGGGGGACACCAGAGAGGGAtccgtccctgtccccagtgccacccccgcCACTCTGGATGGgacctccctgtccctgtccctgtccctgtccctgtccctgtccctgtccctgtccctcctgtccttgtcccctctcctgtccccgtccccatccctgtccctgtccttgtccccattcTTGTCCCCTCTCTtgttcctgttcctgtcccctctcctgtccccgggctggatggggacagggcacagTGCCACCCTCACGGTGGCACCAGCCAGACCCCGAGGGGATCTgtccccctggctgtccccaacATGTCCCCACGGATGTCCCCAGCGTGtctccccagctgtccccagtgccaccgtccccgccccagcccctcccgaGCAGGAAAAGcgtttttaaaaatcccaaaggacTGAGGCCGGTGTGGGGGGCCAGGGGTGGCAGTGAGGGACCGGTGACactgggacagaggggacagcccGGGGGGCTCCTGGCACGGCGGTGACACCAGGCCTGGCACAGCGGTCACACCAGTCCTGGCATGGCGGTGACACcgggcctggcacaggggtgacaccGATCATGGCACAGTGGTGACACCaagcctggcacaggggtgacaccaagcctggcacaggggtgacaccAAGCCTGGCATGGCGGTGACaccaggcctggcacaggggcgACACCGAtccgagcccggccccgggggctcctggcacagatgGTTCTGAACTCGATGGCATCGAAGACAAGACGGTGTCACTGAGACGGTGTcactcagctggacagggacctgctgggaggggacagtcaccgcggtgtccccagcccactCCTGGGGTCTCCACCTCGCTTTTCCCGGTGTCCCCGCCCCTTTCCCGGTGTCCCCACCCCTTTCCCATCGACTCCTCCCTCTCCCGGTGTCCCCGCCCCTTTCCCGGTGTCCCCACCTGGCTCCTCCCCCCGCTAATCCACGTCCCCGTTCTCGCTGTGTGTCCCGGTGGTGGCCGCGGGCTCCTCGCACGGGGACAGCTCATCGATGGACGCCTGGTTGGTGATGcctgggggacacgggcagGGTCACCGGGGACACCCCAGAACTCGTGTCCCCCCCCAGGGCCACCTCCCCACGCAGTCCAGGTTGTGCCACCTGCACCGCGCTTGTGTCACCTCCTAGTCTGAGGacactgggacacagctggcCCTGAGCAGTTTGTGGtggtccccagcccctcctcagtGGCCGTGGTGGCCATTGGTGGCTGTAGTGACCATGGTGGCCATTGGTGGTCATGGTGGCTGTAGTGACCATGGTGGCCATGGTGGCCATTGGTGGTCATAGTGGCTGTAGTGACCATGTTGGCTGTAGTGGCCATGGTGGCCATGGTGAATGTGGTGGTTGTGGTGGCCCGTAATGGCCATGGTGGCCATAGTGGCCATGGTGGCCATAATGGCTGTGATAGCCGTGGTGACCCATAATGTCTGTGATGGCCGTGGTGACCATAGTGGCCATGGTGGCTGTAGTGGCCCATAATGGCCATACTTGCCGTGGTGACCCATAATGGCTGTGGTGGCCATGGTGGCTATAGTGGTCATGGGGGCCTTGGTGGCCATGGTGGCCATTGGTGGCCGTAGTGGCCATGGTGGATGTGGTGGCTGTAGTGGCCATGGTGGCGCATAATGGCCGTGGTGGCCGTCCCCTACCGCTGGCCGCCCTCTCCTTCCACTTCTGCTTGTTCTCCTGGATGTGCTTGGTCCAGGTGGAGCGGAACCCGGCCAGGTCGGCCTTGATGTCCTCCAGGTGCTCATCCAGGGACGGCTGCCGCCACTGCGAGCTGGGGGACAACGGGGACAGCTGGCAGCGGGCCAGGGCCACCACTGCCACCGCAGGGCACGaaccttggggacagggacgcCCACCTGGGCTGCTGGGTGGCCGCGGGGTTGCCCTTGGCCTTGGAGCCGTCCTCGGGCAACGGCGTCACCAACTTCTCGGCCACGTCGGTGAGCACCGAGAACGTCGGCTCCACGATGAAGTCGATGaaccctggggacaggaggggacatggcgctgctggggacacaccggggacagcgtggggacagcgaggggacaggaCGGGGATGGGACCTCGCCCGCACTCACCGATCTGCGACTGGGCCACCAGCGTGGAGGTGCGGTCGCAGAGGGGCGAgaagggcagccccagctcggCCTCCTTGTCCCCCTGGCAAGGCAAGGGACATCCGTGGTGTCCCCACGGGGTGTCCCCCGCGtccccccgcccggccccggccctaCCTGCCGGAAGAACTCCTCCATGAGCGCCTTGGTCCAGCGGCTGTGCACCGCCCACTGCTTGGTGGGGTGGCTGATGTCGGCCGCGTGCAGCAGCAGCGACAGCACCTtggccttgtccagcctggggACAAGAGGCCGGattgtccccagagccaccccgccacccctggggacacacctggcgCTGGCCACCGCCCCCACCcacctctccagctgctgcagcgcCGTCTTCATGGACTTGACCTGCTGGAAGTGGCAGGACATGTCGGTGGCCAGGACCATCTCGATGACCAGCGCCCGCAGCTCgctgaggggacagaggggacacggtcagggacagcgaggggacagggtggggacagcgagggggCAGCGAGGGGACCTTACGCGAACTCGTCCTTGGTGAGGTTGACGAAGATGTTGAGCTCCTCGTCCTGCATCAGGCGGAACACGGCGCTGATGTGGTGGTTCTCCAGCACCGAGCGGTCGTTGTACAGGATGGCCGTGTCCGACCtggggacaccacggggacaccacagggacaccgtggggacactgggCACGGGGACAGGGCCCCCGCAGCAAGGGGTGGCCCTGGGTGGCAGCAcggctgtgtcccagctgggTTGGTGGCCATGAGCGTTCCGCAGGTGTCACCATGGTGTCCCCAGGATGGCTCTGCAGCCATGCCTGGGACATGCCGTGCCACCCACACTGTGCCACCCAAGCCATGCCGTGTCACCTGTGCCATGCCATGTCacctgtgccatgctgtgccatgctgtgtcaggtgtgccatgctgtgctacATCTGCCGTGTCACCCATGCCatcctgtgccacctgtgccatgCCATATTGTGCTACCCATGCTGTGCCATGCTATGCCATGTCTGTTGTGCCACCTGTGCTGTGCCACCCATGCCATGCTGTGACACCTGTGCCACGCCATGTCCCCCATGCCATGCTGTGCCACTCACGCCGTGCTGTGTCACCTGTGGCATGCCACCCCTACTGTGCTGTGTCACCATGCTGTgccatgtccctgtgccatgCCATGTCCCCCATGTCACGCTGTGTCCCAGTGCCATGCTCTATCcctgccatgccatgccatctGTGCCATgccgtgtccctgtgccatgctgtgcaACCCATGCCATGCCGTGTCCCCGTCCCCGTGCCCTCACTTGGTCTGGATGTGGAAGCTGTTTGTTGTCCCCGTGTGCTCGAAGTCGTGGATGGCGGCGGCGAAGACGATGGCCAGGAGCTCGATCTCggacaggcagtgctggggacagggacggtgacagggacagggacagggacggtgacagggacagggacagggacggtgacagggacagggacggtgacagggacagggacagggacagggacaagggcggggacagggacggggacagggacagggacggtgacagggacagggacagggacagggacagggacagggatggggacagggacggggatgggacagggaaagCGAGTCAGGgacaaggatggggacagggccacCTCCACCATGAGTGTGACACCCCAGGTGTGCCGTGACAACCACGTGGGGACAACGGGCAGCATGCGCGCCAGGTGCCATCCCACATGTGACAGTCagatggggacagtggggcaCAGATGTGTGCCAGGCGCCACCAGGCATGTGACAACTGTGTAGGGACAGTGGGGCACAGACATATGCCAGGTGCCACCCCATTTGTGACAGCcggatggggacagtggggcaCAGACATATGCCAGGTGCCACCACACATGTGACAGTTGTGCTGGGGACAATGGGGCACAGATGTGTGCCAGGTGTCACCATGTTACAGCTGTAGGGACAGTGGGGCACAGATGTGTGCCAGGTGCCACCAGACATGTGACAAttgtgctggggacagtggggcaCAGACGTGCAAGGTGCCACCCCATTTGTGACAGCCAGATGGGGACAATTGGCACAGACATGTGCCAGGTGCCACCCCACATGTGACAACTGTGCACAGACCCATTCCAGGTGCCACCCATGCGTGTCCCCggtgccaccctggggacattcCCATGGCAAAGAGCAGCACcgggccatggggacaggcgGGTTGCGCGGTGCCACCCTTGGGGacagccccgtgtccccgtgtccccgtgtccccgtaCCAGCATGCCGGTGCGCAGCAGGAAGCAGTGCACGGTCTGGGTGACGTCGGCCGCGTGCACCTGGTTGTGGTAGGGGTTCCGGAACTTTCCGTAGCCGCCTTCCAGCGCCTCCAGCAGCGACGTCAGGAACGCGCCGGGGATCTGTGGGGACATCGCGGTGACAGGGGGGGGACAGTCCCCGAGGGGCAGCTcgggggtcctggaggggagttggggggtcccggggtgggttttgggggtgttttggggttttttggggggtgttttggaggattttggatGTTGGGTCACAGCTTGAAGCGGCTGTTGAGGTtgtgagggggattttgggggtatttttggggtattttggggctcCATTCCCACCTTGAAGCAGCTGTTGATGTTGTGGAggttattttgggatattttggggtatttttggggtgttttggggctcCATTCCCACCTTGAAGCAGCTGTTGATGTTGTGGGGggtattttgggatattttggggtatttttggggtgttttggggctcCATCCCCACCTTGAAGCGGTTGTTGATGTTGTGGAggttattttgggatattttggggtattttttgggtgttttggggctcCATCCCCACCTTGAAGCGGCTGTTGAGGTTGTGGCGGGTGAAGAGCTCGAACACCACCGTGCGCAGCGAGTGCTCCTCGGCCGCGCGGTGCAGCGAGAACACGTCAAAGCACCACTGGTccaggccctgggggacacggggacaccgctggggacaccgggggacacgggggagCCGGGGAATTCCAGGGGTGCCCAGCAATTCCGGGAATGCCCAGCAATTCCCAGTAAAGCCCCAGTGAAGTCCGtaattcccatttattcccatttattcccaCTTATTCCTGGTTATTCCAATTGATTCCCAATGATTCCCATTGATTCCCAGATATCCCCAttaattcccaaattcccagtaATTCCCAGAGATTTCCATTGATTCCCAGAGATTCCCAGAGATTCCCATTGATTCCCATTGATTCCCATTGATTCCCAGTTATTCCCATTGATTTCCAGATATCCCATTGATATCCCATTGATATCCCATTGATTCCCAGTTATTCCCATTGATTCCCAGTTATTCCCATTGATTTCCAGATATTCCATTGATATTCCATTGATATTCCATTGATATCCCATTGATTCCCATTGGTTCCCATTGATTCCTATTGATTCCTAGTTATTCCCATTGATTCCCATTGATATCCCATCGATTCCCAGTTATTCCCAGTGCCTCCCATTGgttcccagtgcctcccagtggctcccagcagccccccttggttttttttttttggggggattttttggaggttATTTTTTGGTACCTTCAGGCAGTTGAGGACGGAGGAGGAGTAGCTCGGCCCCACGGCCGTGTACATCCGGCGGAACATCCTggggggaggcagggctggggggcctggggggcttgggacacccctggggacccccaaggACTGGGGACCCAcctgagggctggggacacccctggggacacccctggggacacccctgggactggggacagagctggggacacacctggggaccccTCGGGGCTCCCCTGGGGATCCACCTTGATTCTAGGGACCCTCTTGGGTTTTGGGGACCAcctgagggctggggacagtCTCTGGGTTTGGGGGacccctctgctctcagctcatCTCCCATACTGTCACATCCCTCCCAAGAAGTtctgtccccactgtgtccccTCCGTGCCCTGCTCAGTGTGTCCTTGTGTCCCCCATGCCCTCCTTGGTGTGTCCCCGTCCCCCCTGTGC
The Ammospiza caudacuta isolate bAmmCau1 chromosome 31, bAmmCau1.pri, whole genome shotgun sequence DNA segment above includes these coding regions:
- the PDE1B gene encoding dual specificity calcium/calmodulin-dependent 3',5'-cyclic nucleotide phosphodiesterase 1B, with translation MEPPRSLPGLERERPALDAAGGCPSPLDARAVPGRKVWVKLRALLRFLLKQLEAGEVNVEELKRNLEYAASLLEAVCIDETRQVLDTEDELRDMGSDAAVPSEVRDWLAATFTQQARAKGRRAEEKPKFRSIVHAVQAGIFVERMFRRMYTAVGPSYSSSVLNCLKGLDQWCFDVFSLHRAAEEHSLRTVVFELFTRHNLNSRFKIPGAFLTSLLEALEGGYGKFRNPYHNQVHAADVTQTVHCFLLRTGMLHCLSEIELLAIVFAAAIHDFEHTGTTNSFHIQTKSDTAILYNDRSVLENHHISAVFRLMQDEELNIFVNLTKDEFAELRALVIEMVLATDMSCHFQQVKSMKTALQQLERLDKAKVLSLLLHAADISHPTKQWAVHSRWTKALMEEFFRQGDKEAELGLPFSPLCDRTSTLVAQSQIGFIDFIVEPTFSVLTDVAEKLVTPLPEDGSKAKGNPAATQQPSSQWRQPSLDEHLEDIKADLAGFRSTWTKHIQENKQKWKERAASGITNQASIDELSPCEEPAATTGTHSENGDVD